A section of the Devosia rhizoryzae genome encodes:
- a CDS encoding DUF4326 domain-containing protein codes for MRPARIVLSRKAGFDLHAISRALNGLPAQSVARPGPWGNPFSVDAVAAETGLDRDAAQAEAVDRHRRWLLGELEADRAPPSRDEIRAKLSGKNLACWCRAGTPCHVDNLLALANP; via the coding sequence ATGAGGCCGGCGCGGATCGTCTTGTCGCGCAAGGCGGGGTTCGATCTCCACGCCATTTCGCGCGCGTTGAACGGCCTGCCGGCACAGTCGGTGGCGCGGCCGGGACCGTGGGGCAATCCCTTCAGCGTGGATGCGGTCGCCGCTGAAACGGGGCTCGACCGGGATGCAGCGCAGGCTGAGGCTGTCGACCGGCATCGGCGCTGGCTGCTCGGAGAGCTGGAGGCCGATCGGGCACCACCTTCTCGGGACGAGATCCGCGCCAAATTAAGCGGCAAGAACCTTGCCTGCTGGTGCCGAGCCGGCACGCCCTGCCATGTCGACAACCTTCTGGCACTCGCCAATCCCTGA
- the kduD gene encoding 2-dehydro-3-deoxy-D-gluconate 5-dehydrogenase KduD, with protein MDLSAFGLSGKTVLVTGANTGIGQGIALGIGRAGGKVIGVGRSSMEHTASLMAKQGAAFAELRTDLGSTAAAQAMFEQAWSEHGPIDGLVNNAGIIKRVDAVDFTEDDWDSVMDVNLKTMFFLCQAIGKRAIETGRQARIVNIASMLSFQGGIRVASYTASKSGVLGITRLLANEWAAKGINVNAVAPGYIETNNTEALRNDPDRSASILGRIPAERWGVPSDIGDAVVFLLAPASNYMHGAVIPVDGGWLAR; from the coding sequence ATGGACCTTTCGGCTTTCGGCCTTTCCGGCAAGACCGTGCTGGTCACCGGCGCCAATACCGGCATCGGGCAGGGCATTGCCCTTGGGATCGGCCGGGCCGGCGGCAAGGTCATCGGCGTCGGCCGCTCCAGCATGGAGCATACGGCGTCGCTGATGGCGAAGCAGGGCGCTGCGTTTGCCGAGCTGCGCACCGATCTGGGCTCTACGGCAGCCGCACAGGCGATGTTCGAGCAGGCATGGTCGGAACACGGCCCCATCGATGGGCTGGTCAACAATGCCGGCATCATCAAGCGCGTCGATGCGGTGGATTTCACCGAAGACGATTGGGATAGCGTCATGGACGTCAATCTCAAGACCATGTTCTTCCTGTGCCAGGCCATCGGCAAGCGGGCGATCGAAACGGGGCGGCAGGCGCGCATCGTCAACATCGCCTCGATGCTGAGTTTCCAGGGCGGCATTCGGGTCGCGAGCTATACGGCGTCCAAAAGCGGCGTGCTGGGGATCACGCGGTTGCTTGCCAATGAATGGGCAGCCAAGGGCATCAATGTAAATGCAGTGGCGCCCGGCTATATCGAAACCAACAATACCGAGGCCCTGCGCAACGATCCGGACCGCTCGGCCTCGATCCTCGGGCGCATTCCGGCGGAGCGCTGGGGCGTGCCGAGCGATATCGGCGATGCCGTGGTGTTTCTTCTCGCACCCGCCTCCAACTACATGCACGGCGCCGTCATTCCCGTCGATGGCGGCTGGCTTGCGAGGTAA
- a CDS encoding cupin domain-containing protein, whose translation MTEQKFFAQPDETAWTELAPGNTRRVLIHTPELMQVEFGFEKGAVGALHSHPHIQVSYVAEGSFEVTIDGVTEVVRQGGSFIVPSGLVHGVVALKKGRLVDVFTPHRADFL comes from the coding sequence ATGACTGAACAAAAGTTTTTCGCCCAGCCTGATGAAACCGCCTGGACCGAGCTGGCTCCCGGAAATACGCGCCGTGTGCTTATCCATACGCCCGAGCTGATGCAGGTCGAGTTCGGCTTTGAAAAGGGCGCGGTTGGCGCGCTCCATAGCCATCCCCATATCCAGGTGAGCTATGTCGCGGAAGGCTCATTCGAGGTCACCATCGATGGCGTCACCGAAGTGGTGCGCCAGGGCGGCAGCTTCATCGTGCCGTCCGGGCTGGTGCATGGCGTTGTGGCGCTGAAGAAAGGACGTCTTGTCGACGTCTTCACGCCCCATCGCGCCGATTTCCTCTAG
- a CDS encoding ABC transporter permease subunit, whose translation MTDDIAFWLGYLTNGKHLAWYASFQFTIFAAIVGGAFAVIFGLLGATLKNSRLPPLRLIGTLYSSIVRGVPDVLFFLFFPLAFEQTVEWFVATQICSPEAIAAQTAAWPPCREANWLLGSFEYLMLASVSLGLVYGAFATNVIHGAMRSVPAGQLEAARAYGMSASQVLWRVHIRQMWVYALPGLSNVWMLLVKATSLLSLLQIADIVLWADRLGAPNFLPTVGMVHDDWRWRYYLVLFVFYILVTWLSERAFDAMMRRAGRGMLSEAAT comes from the coding sequence ATGACCGACGACATCGCTTTCTGGTTGGGCTACCTCACCAATGGCAAGCACCTTGCCTGGTATGCGAGCTTCCAGTTCACCATCTTTGCCGCCATCGTCGGCGGGGCGTTTGCGGTCATCTTCGGTCTCCTCGGCGCAACCCTCAAGAATTCGCGGCTTCCGCCGCTTCGGCTGATCGGCACGCTTTATTCCTCGATTGTTCGCGGCGTTCCCGACGTCCTTTTCTTCCTGTTCTTTCCCCTCGCCTTCGAGCAGACCGTCGAATGGTTCGTGGCGACGCAAATCTGCTCGCCCGAAGCGATCGCGGCGCAAACCGCTGCCTGGCCGCCTTGCCGCGAGGCCAACTGGCTCCTGGGCAGCTTTGAATATCTGATGCTGGCCAGCGTCTCGCTGGGACTGGTTTATGGCGCCTTCGCCACCAATGTCATCCACGGCGCCATGCGCTCCGTGCCTGCCGGCCAGCTCGAAGCCGCTCGCGCCTATGGCATGAGCGCGAGCCAGGTGCTGTGGCGTGTCCATATAAGGCAGATGTGGGTCTATGCCCTGCCCGGCCTCTCCAATGTGTGGATGTTGCTGGTCAAGGCCACCTCGCTTCTCTCGCTGCTGCAGATCGCCGACATCGTCCTTTGGGCCGACCGGCTCGGCGCGCCCAATTTCCTGCCGACCGTCGGCATGGTCCACGACGATTGGCGCTGGCGCTATTACCTCGTCCTCTTCGTCTTCTACATCCTGGTGACCTGGCTCTCCGAACGCGCCTTCGACGCGATGATGCGTCGCGCTGGCCGCGGCATGCTGAGCGAGGCGGCTACCTGA
- a CDS encoding trimeric intracellular cation channel family protein: MLLIGFYIAITAEAMTAALAAGRRNMDWFGVCLIACVTALGGGTMRDIFLDHYPLVWVANPYVLLLVCGAALLTIPLARLVERLRWPFLLLDALGLVVFTVIGCNIGIEAGVHPIIVIVAGMVTGTAGGILRDVLCNDIPLIFQGELYASVSMIAGIVYYLGLTGGVQQDLMAILAMVLGFALRVLAIAFKWEMPKFVYDRNMRK; encoded by the coding sequence ATGCTGCTTATCGGTTTTTACATCGCCATTACCGCCGAAGCCATGACTGCGGCGCTGGCCGCCGGCCGGCGCAACATGGATTGGTTCGGCGTGTGCCTTATCGCCTGCGTCACCGCACTTGGCGGCGGCACCATGCGCGATATCTTTCTCGATCACTATCCGCTGGTCTGGGTCGCCAATCCATACGTGCTGCTGCTGGTCTGCGGTGCGGCCCTGCTGACCATTCCCCTGGCGCGACTGGTCGAGCGGCTGCGCTGGCCGTTCCTTTTGCTCGACGCACTTGGGCTCGTTGTCTTCACCGTCATCGGCTGCAATATCGGCATCGAGGCGGGCGTGCACCCGATCATCGTCATCGTTGCCGGCATGGTGACTGGGACGGCGGGCGGCATTTTGCGCGACGTCTTGTGCAACGACATTCCGCTGATCTTTCAGGGCGAACTCTACGCCAGCGTCTCGATGATTGCCGGCATCGTCTACTATCTGGGCCTGACCGGTGGCGTGCAGCAGGACCTGATGGCCATTCTCGCCATGGTGCTGGGATTTGCGCTTCGCGTCCTCGCCATCGCCTTCAAATGGGAAATGCCGAAGTTCGTCTATGACCGGAACATGCGCAAATGA
- a CDS encoding DUF1328 domain-containing protein, with protein sequence MLYYALVFLVIALIAGVLGFGGIAGASAGIAQILFFLFLAFLVISLVIGLFRRT encoded by the coding sequence ATGCTGTATTATGCACTCGTCTTCCTCGTCATTGCGCTGATTGCCGGCGTTCTTGGTTTCGGCGGCATCGCCGGCGCATCCGCTGGCATCGCACAAATTCTGTTCTTCCTCTTCCTCGCCTTCCTGGTGATTTCCCTGGTCATCGGGCTGTTCCGCAGAACCTAG
- a CDS encoding YdcF family protein, whose protein sequence is MFFYLSKIFWAPAQPLSVILLLIAVGLVLSIMGRRRLALVVQGLAGLTVLLVGFTSLGSVLIQPLENRFPRLAAPDQISSIIVLGGATQSRIGGARGVTELNAAGDRMTAALVLARRYPDAPLIFSGGIGTIISEGETEAASARRFFLEQGIPPERLVLEDQARNTDENAQLTAGLIAERHGPAILVTSAFHMPRSVGLFRKMGVDVVPWPVDYRSTGREGFGFDIANPVLNLEVTGIAVREWIGLLAYRWSGKIDEVLPGP, encoded by the coding sequence ATGTTTTTCTACCTCTCCAAAATCTTCTGGGCCCCAGCGCAACCGCTCAGCGTCATCTTGCTGCTGATCGCTGTGGGATTGGTGTTGTCTATAATGGGCCGGCGGCGACTGGCGCTTGTGGTGCAAGGTCTGGCAGGGCTCACCGTCTTGCTGGTGGGGTTCACGAGCCTTGGCTCCGTGCTGATCCAGCCGCTCGAAAACCGCTTTCCGAGGCTGGCAGCCCCGGACCAGATCTCATCGATTATCGTGTTGGGTGGGGCAACGCAAAGCCGGATCGGCGGCGCGCGAGGGGTGACCGAGCTCAACGCGGCGGGGGACCGGATGACGGCGGCGCTGGTTCTGGCGCGACGGTATCCGGACGCGCCGCTCATCTTCAGCGGCGGGATTGGGACGATCATCTCTGAGGGCGAGACCGAAGCGGCTTCGGCACGGCGGTTTTTTCTCGAGCAGGGTATCCCTCCGGAACGGCTGGTGCTGGAGGACCAGGCTCGCAACACCGACGAGAATGCGCAACTCACTGCTGGCTTGATTGCTGAACGACACGGACCGGCGATCCTTGTTACCTCCGCCTTCCACATGCCGCGATCGGTCGGCTTGTTCCGAAAGATGGGGGTCGATGTCGTTCCTTGGCCGGTCGACTATCGCAGCACGGGGCGAGAGGGATTTGGCTTCGACATTGCCAATCCGGTGCTTAATCTCGAGGTTACGGGTATTGCCGTGCGGGAATGGATCGGACTTCTGGCTTATCGGTGGAGCGGCAAGATCGACGAAGTGCTGCCTGGCCCATAG
- a CDS encoding transporter substrate-binding domain-containing protein, producing the protein MKKIMLAATAALALGTPAFAQETVRIATEGAYAPWNFINDAGQPDGYEIDLGNAICEKAELSCEWVVNDWDSIIPNLLAGNYDVIMAGMNITEERLETIAFSDEYFPPDPSRYVALAGTTIDFDNLSGIRIGVQGGTIQAGHAEAELAANNTVVSFTTADQAVADLAAGNVDVIFADGAYVDPIVTASSGSIEYVGPDVLIGEGMAAGLRKEDTDLKAKLDEALAALKADGTVDKLIAARFEGRGPYYAQ; encoded by the coding sequence ATGAAAAAGATCATGCTGGCCGCCACTGCTGCCCTGGCGCTGGGCACTCCAGCCTTCGCCCAGGAAACCGTGCGCATTGCCACCGAAGGCGCCTATGCGCCCTGGAATTTCATCAACGACGCCGGCCAGCCCGACGGCTATGAAATCGACCTCGGCAATGCCATCTGCGAAAAGGCCGAGCTCTCCTGCGAATGGGTCGTCAATGACTGGGACTCCATCATCCCGAACCTGCTGGCCGGCAACTACGATGTCATCATGGCCGGCATGAACATCACCGAAGAGCGTCTCGAAACCATCGCCTTCAGCGACGAATATTTCCCGCCCGATCCGTCCCGCTATGTTGCCCTTGCCGGCACCACGATCGACTTCGACAATCTCTCGGGCATCCGCATCGGCGTCCAGGGCGGCACCATCCAGGCCGGCCATGCCGAAGCCGAGCTGGCTGCCAACAACACCGTCGTTTCCTTCACCACCGCCGATCAGGCCGTGGCTGATCTTGCCGCCGGCAATGTCGACGTGATCTTCGCCGACGGCGCCTATGTCGACCCGATCGTCACCGCCTCCAGCGGCTCGATCGAATATGTCGGCCCCGATGTCCTGATCGGCGAAGGCATGGCCGCCGGTCTGCGCAAGGAAGACACCGACCTCAAGGCCAAGCTCGACGAGGCGCTGGCTGCCCTCAAGGCCGACGGCACCGTCGACAAGCTGATTGCAGCCCGTTTCGAAGGCCGTGGCCCCTACTACGCCCAGTAA
- a CDS encoding FadR/GntR family transcriptional regulator, with amino-acid sequence MSLMDATSLPARKPKLAQLVINALRKRITEGEFGPGEKLPTESQLTTHFGVSRTVVREAIAALAADGMVQARQGAGVFVMAQASSAFSAIAGERSNKISVALNVLEVRMGIEIESAGLAAQRHSTSQVAAVHETWNEFDRLLRQGTPTGKTDFSFHRAIAAATNNPFYLEVLDALGSRTIPCDVASPWGTESVLTYEYQVGLHEEHRRILDAISARDADGAREAMRDHLSRSQDRYRVRLADQNKTN; translated from the coding sequence ATGTCGCTCATGGACGCCACATCGCTGCCGGCGCGCAAGCCCAAGCTTGCCCAACTGGTCATAAATGCGCTGCGCAAGCGCATCACGGAAGGAGAGTTCGGGCCGGGAGAAAAGTTGCCGACAGAATCGCAGTTGACGACCCACTTCGGCGTCAGCCGCACCGTGGTGCGCGAGGCGATCGCAGCCCTGGCCGCTGACGGCATGGTGCAGGCGCGGCAGGGGGCCGGCGTTTTCGTCATGGCACAGGCGAGCTCGGCTTTTTCCGCGATTGCCGGCGAGCGCTCCAACAAGATCTCGGTGGCGCTCAACGTCCTCGAAGTGCGCATGGGTATCGAAATCGAGTCTGCCGGCCTTGCAGCGCAGCGGCACAGCACGAGCCAGGTTGCGGCCGTTCACGAGACGTGGAACGAGTTCGACCGCTTGCTGCGCCAGGGCACCCCGACCGGCAAGACGGACTTCTCCTTCCATCGCGCCATTGCTGCCGCGACTAACAATCCCTTCTATCTCGAAGTGCTCGATGCGCTGGGCAGCCGCACCATTCCCTGCGACGTCGCTTCGCCCTGGGGCACCGAAAGCGTGCTGACCTATGAATATCAGGTGGGCCTGCACGAAGAGCACCGCCGCATTCTCGACGCCATTTCAGCGCGCGACGCCGATGGCGCACGAGAAGCGATGCGTGACCATCTTTCGCGAAGTCAGGATCGCTATCGCGTTCGGCTGGCCGACCAGAACAAGACCAACTAG
- a CDS encoding ABC transporter ATP-binding protein, whose amino-acid sequence MTHAEPVPSGPLPVVELRDLHKSFGALEVLKGISFTAREGQVISLIGSSGSGKSTLLRCINMLEVPDRGDVLIDGEAIALTGEGQRRRVGDENQIRRIRSELGMVFQSFNLWAHMTILENVMEAPLIVQKRARAEVEAEARAMLDKVGIGAKADAYPAQLSGGQQQRAAIARALCINPRVMLFDEPTSALDPELEVEVLRVIKLLADEGRTMVLVTHDMEFARSVSDQVIFLHQGLIEEQGTPDEIFGATRSARLKQFLNAANHG is encoded by the coding sequence ATGACGCACGCTGAACCCGTCCCTTCGGGTCCATTGCCGGTTGTCGAACTGCGCGATCTGCACAAGTCCTTTGGCGCTCTCGAAGTGCTCAAGGGCATCTCGTTTACCGCGCGCGAAGGCCAGGTCATCTCGCTGATCGGTTCGTCTGGCTCCGGCAAGTCGACGCTCTTGCGCTGCATCAACATGCTGGAAGTCCCCGATCGCGGCGACGTGCTGATCGACGGCGAGGCCATCGCGCTGACCGGCGAAGGCCAGCGGCGCCGCGTCGGCGACGAAAATCAGATCCGCCGCATCCGTTCCGAACTTGGCATGGTGTTCCAGAGCTTCAATCTTTGGGCCCATATGACGATCCTCGAAAACGTTATGGAAGCGCCGCTGATCGTCCAGAAGCGCGCCCGCGCCGAAGTCGAGGCCGAAGCACGCGCCATGCTCGACAAGGTGGGCATCGGCGCCAAGGCCGACGCTTACCCGGCGCAGCTGTCCGGTGGCCAGCAGCAGCGCGCGGCCATCGCCCGGGCACTCTGCATCAACCCGCGCGTGATGCTCTTCGACGAGCCCACCTCGGCGCTCGATCCAGAGCTCGAAGTCGAGGTGCTCCGCGTCATCAAGCTCTTGGCCGACGAAGGCCGCACCATGGTGCTGGTCACCCATGACATGGAATTTGCACGCTCCGTGTCGGACCAGGTCATCTTCCTCCATCAAGGCCTCATCGAAGAGCAGGGCACGCCGGACGAAATCTTCGGCGCCACCCGTTCCGCCCGCCTCAAGCAATTCCTCAATGCAGCCAATCATGGCTGA
- the kduI gene encoding 5-dehydro-4-deoxy-D-glucuronate isomerase, translated as MSTDFDIRFAIDPIAASAMGTDDLRENFLIEDVFVEGQVCWTYTHYDRMAVGGAVPTGAALALETIKPTGTANFLDRRELIAVNIGAPGTISVDGADHAVGSRDMLYIGMGAKDVRFAGEGAKYYLLSAPAHASHPTVLLQQSGAKRLDMGSAETANERSIYQYTNSLKSCQLVVGLTQFAPGSVWNTMPAHVHDRRMEAYLYFDLKPDAFVMHLMGEPTETRHLIVRNEQAILSPPWSIHAGAGTGAYTFIWAMAGDNIDYTDAEKVPMEELR; from the coding sequence ATGAGTACCGATTTCGACATCCGCTTTGCCATCGACCCGATCGCGGCTTCGGCCATGGGAACGGACGACCTGCGGGAAAACTTCCTGATCGAGGACGTGTTCGTGGAAGGCCAGGTTTGCTGGACCTATACTCATTACGACCGCATGGCCGTCGGCGGCGCGGTGCCGACCGGTGCAGCGTTGGCACTCGAAACCATCAAGCCGACTGGCACCGCCAATTTCCTTGATCGCCGCGAGCTGATCGCCGTCAATATCGGCGCGCCCGGCACGATTTCGGTCGATGGCGCGGACCATGCCGTGGGCTCGCGCGACATGCTCTATATCGGCATGGGCGCCAAGGATGTGCGCTTTGCCGGTGAAGGCGCCAAGTATTACCTTCTCAGCGCGCCGGCCCATGCGAGCCACCCGACCGTGCTGTTGCAGCAGTCCGGCGCCAAGCGCCTCGATATGGGCAGCGCCGAAACGGCGAACGAGCGCTCGATTTATCAGTACACAAACAGCCTCAAGAGCTGCCAGCTGGTGGTCGGTCTTACCCAGTTCGCCCCGGGCTCGGTTTGGAACACCATGCCCGCCCACGTGCACGATCGGCGCATGGAGGCCTATCTTTATTTCGATCTCAAGCCTGATGCCTTTGTCATGCATCTGATGGGCGAACCGACCGAAACGCGGCACCTGATCGTGCGCAACGAGCAGGCCATTCTTTCTCCGCCCTGGTCGATCCATGCCGGCGCCGGGACGGGCGCTTACACGTTCATCTGGGCCATGGCCGGCGACAATATCGACTATACCGACGCCGAAAAGGTGCCGATGGAAGAGCTGCGCTGA
- a CDS encoding TRAP transporter large permease has protein sequence MEYWILFGVFTGLMLVGTPIAFCLGIASFATVAYIGRPAIVVFQQLNSGVSAFTLLAIPFFIFAGDLMMRGGIAARIIQFAGSLIGHVRGGLGQVNVAASTLFGGISGSAVAEAAAVGGIMIPQMKARGYGADYAVNVTSMAALIALLLPPSHNMIIYSLSGGGRISIADLFTAGIIPGLLLAVALSVTAYVVAVKRGYPTEPFPGFGKAFQYFLISIPGLLLIAIIFGGVRSGVFTASESSCIAVIYAFLVTLLVYRSLNFREFVHCVTGAVRTTSMVLFIIGAAAAFGWLMAYLRVAPILTEAIGNLTQDPLMVLLLINVVLLLLGTFMDMGPLIVITTPIFLPMVTAFGVDPVHFGVIMILNLGIGLNTPPLGPVQFVAAAVAKISVWDAMKSVWPFYTAGLIVLGLVTYIPALSLWLPSLFR, from the coding sequence ATGGAATATTGGATTCTCTTCGGCGTCTTCACCGGTCTCATGCTGGTCGGAACGCCGATCGCTTTCTGCCTGGGCATTGCGAGCTTTGCGACCGTCGCCTATATCGGCCGCCCGGCTATCGTGGTGTTCCAGCAGCTCAATTCGGGCGTGTCCGCCTTTACGCTACTGGCTATTCCGTTCTTCATCTTCGCCGGCGACTTGATGATGCGTGGCGGCATTGCAGCGCGGATCATCCAGTTTGCAGGCTCGCTGATCGGCCATGTGCGCGGCGGTCTGGGGCAGGTCAACGTCGCGGCGTCGACGCTGTTCGGCGGGATTTCGGGCTCGGCCGTCGCTGAAGCGGCTGCCGTGGGCGGCATCATGATCCCGCAGATGAAGGCACGCGGCTATGGCGCCGACTATGCGGTCAACGTCACCTCGATGGCGGCGCTGATCGCCCTGCTGCTGCCGCCCAGCCACAACATGATCATCTATTCGCTTTCGGGCGGCGGGCGTATTTCGATCGCCGATCTTTTCACCGCGGGCATTATTCCCGGCCTCTTGCTGGCCGTCGCGCTTTCCGTCACGGCCTATGTCGTGGCCGTCAAGCGCGGCTATCCAACCGAGCCGTTCCCGGGCTTTGGCAAGGCCTTCCAGTACTTCCTGATTTCGATCCCTGGCCTGTTGCTGATTGCCATCATCTTCGGTGGCGTGCGCTCGGGCGTTTTCACCGCATCGGAAAGCTCCTGCATCGCGGTGATCTATGCGTTTTTGGTGACGCTCCTCGTTTACCGCTCGCTCAACTTCCGCGAATTCGTGCATTGCGTGACGGGCGCGGTTCGCACCACGTCCATGGTGCTGTTCATCATCGGCGCCGCGGCGGCTTTCGGCTGGCTGATGGCGTATCTGCGCGTGGCGCCGATCCTCACCGAAGCGATCGGCAATCTGACGCAGGACCCGTTGATGGTCCTGCTCTTGATCAATGTCGTGCTGCTGTTGCTGGGCACGTTCATGGATATGGGCCCGCTGATCGTCATCACCACGCCGATCTTCTTGCCCATGGTCACAGCATTTGGCGTAGACCCGGTGCATTTTGGCGTGATCATGATCCTGAACCTGGGCATCGGCCTCAACACGCCGCCACTTGGACCGGTGCAGTTCGTCGCCGCCGCGGTGGCCAAGATATCGGTGTGGGATGCAATGAAGAGCGTCTGGCCATTCTACACCGCCGGCCTGATCGTTTTGGGTCTTGTGACCTACATCCCGGCGCTGTCGCTGTGGCTGCCGAGCCTTTTCCGGTAA
- the uxuA gene encoding mannonate dehydratase, translated as MRQTWRWFGPKDLTSIDDITQAGAVGVVSALHHVPNGVVWTPEEIAKRHREIATRKDGSPSGLTWDVVESLPVSEDVKKQKGDWREHIANYKVSMRHLAESGIETICYNFMPVLDWTRTDLRWTVPHGGSCMRFDINDFAAFDIHILKRPGAAADFTNAIADEAARRAEAMSEDEKKQLARNVTMGLPGSTESMSLEDVQSHLDEYGAISREQLREHFVSFLEEVVPVAEDLGLRLCCHPDDPPFALLGLPRIMSTAADYKAILDAVDSPANGMTFCTGSLGARPDNDLVAIVEQFAPKIHFLHLRNVKRDTDDVAGSFYEAEHLGGDTDMVAVIAAVIREERRRKDEGRADWQIPMRPDHGQDIMDDLGRRSQPGYPTIGRMKGLAELRGVMTALEHANFGLRYKTEHAGATTPPSELR; from the coding sequence TTGCGACAGACCTGGCGTTGGTTCGGCCCCAAGGACCTCACCAGCATCGACGACATCACCCAGGCTGGCGCCGTTGGTGTCGTCAGCGCGCTCCATCACGTGCCCAATGGCGTGGTGTGGACGCCGGAGGAGATCGCCAAGCGCCATCGGGAGATTGCCACGCGCAAGGATGGTTCGCCGTCCGGCCTCACCTGGGACGTCGTTGAAAGCCTGCCGGTCAGCGAAGACGTCAAAAAGCAGAAGGGTGATTGGCGCGAGCATATTGCCAACTACAAAGTGTCGATGCGGCACCTGGCGGAAAGCGGCATCGAGACCATCTGCTACAATTTCATGCCGGTACTCGATTGGACGCGTACCGATCTGCGCTGGACCGTGCCGCATGGCGGCTCGTGCATGCGCTTCGATATCAACGATTTTGCCGCCTTCGACATTCATATATTGAAGCGCCCCGGCGCCGCAGCAGATTTCACCAATGCCATTGCCGACGAAGCTGCCCGGCGTGCGGAGGCGATGAGTGAAGACGAGAAAAAGCAGCTCGCCCGCAACGTCACCATGGGGCTTCCCGGCTCGACCGAGTCCATGTCGCTCGAAGATGTGCAGAGCCATCTCGACGAATATGGCGCCATTAGCCGCGAGCAGCTGCGCGAGCACTTCGTTTCCTTCCTCGAAGAGGTGGTCCCGGTGGCGGAGGACCTGGGGCTGCGGCTTTGCTGCCATCCAGACGATCCGCCGTTCGCACTGCTCGGCCTGCCGCGCATCATGTCGACGGCTGCCGACTACAAGGCTATTCTCGATGCGGTCGATAGTCCGGCCAATGGCATGACCTTCTGCACCGGCTCGCTCGGCGCGCGGCCCGACAACGATCTTGTGGCCATCGTCGAGCAGTTTGCGCCCAAGATCCATTTCCTTCACCTGCGCAATGTGAAGCGGGACACCGATGACGTGGCCGGCTCCTTTTACGAGGCCGAGCATCTTGGTGGCGACACCGACATGGTGGCGGTCATCGCAGCGGTGATCCGCGAAGAGCGCCGCCGCAAGGATGAAGGTCGTGCCGACTGGCAGATCCCCATGCGCCCAGACCACGGACAGGACATCATGGACGACCTCGGCCGCCGCTCACAGCCCGGCTATCCGACGATCGGGCGAATGAAGGGGCTGGCCGAGTTGCGCGGCGTGATGACCGCGCTGGAGCATGCGAATTTTGGGCTTCGGTACAAGACCGAGCATGCTGGGGCGACGACACCCCCTTCCGAGCTACGCTAA
- a CDS encoding ABC transporter permease subunit: MDGFFNDLSLMAPAVLFNIYFAAVSIPLGFVFAVFLALGKASPNGLINRLSRGYVYAFRGSPLFIQFFMFYSLALSLNLAFWKPWGVSGFVLHPLFIGPLVLVLNTAAYTAEIFYGALRAVPRGAIEAAQAYGMSPTQQFRRVTWPNLIRLAWPAYTNEVVFLFHATAIVYFALPVVGSQKDLMITAKDLVERDFNTYLHFSVAALYFLAVSLVIFFLFGLIYSRLMRHLPAQPRMRWAPKWMR, translated from the coding sequence ATGGACGGCTTTTTCAACGACCTGTCGCTGATGGCGCCGGCAGTCCTCTTCAATATCTATTTTGCCGCGGTTTCGATCCCGCTCGGCTTTGTCTTTGCGGTGTTTCTGGCGCTCGGCAAAGCTTCGCCCAATGGCCTCATCAATCGCCTGTCGCGCGGCTATGTTTACGCCTTCCGGGGCTCGCCGCTCTTTATCCAGTTCTTCATGTTCTATTCGCTGGCGCTGTCGCTCAACCTGGCATTCTGGAAGCCATGGGGCGTATCCGGCTTCGTGCTGCATCCGCTGTTCATCGGACCGCTGGTTCTGGTGCTCAACACTGCCGCCTATACCGCCGAAATCTTCTACGGTGCCCTCCGCGCCGTGCCGCGCGGCGCCATCGAAGCGGCGCAAGCCTATGGCATGAGCCCGACCCAGCAATTCCGTCGCGTCACCTGGCCCAACCTCATTCGCCTCGCCTGGCCCGCCTACACCAATGAAGTGGTGTTCCTGTTCCACGCCACCGCCATCGTCTACTTCGCCCTGCCGGTCGTCGGCAGCCAGAAGGACCTGATGATCACCGCCAAGGACCTGGTCGAGCGCGACTTCAACACCTACCTCCACTTTTCAGTCGCAGCGCTCTACTTCCTCGCCGTGTCGCTGGTGATCTTCTTCCTTTTCGGCCTGATCTACAGCCGCCTGATGCGCCACCTCCCGGCGCAACCGAGGATGCGCTGGGCACCGAAGTGGATGCGATGA